The genomic interval ACTGTTCTTGGACAGCCATCTTCACGCTTCAGCACAATTTACAATAAGGCTCAAATCTACTGATTATAAGTGGGATATGTCAACTCATACGGAAGTTCCCGGAAAACAGGGGTACACATCGAAGCGTACCCCTATTCTTTCAGATATCTATCTGATAACCACGCAGGATCTTGTCAGTGTATTACCATTGGTGGAAAACTTGAGTAAGTAAACACCACCTGGTACCGGTGTACCGTTCGAATCGATTCCCATCCATTGTATGGAGTGGGTTCCAGAAAGCATTTCACCGGAGGCAACGTTGGTCACAAGTCTTCCGGACAGATCGTAAATATCCAGAGAGGCGTCTCCGGTCACAGGCATAGCGCAAGTAAAAGTAGTGGAATTTGAGAAGGGGTTAGGTGCCGGGTGGGAAAGCTCGAGGCTCATTACACCACTGCTACTACCCGCAATCCCGGTTGTAACTACTACTGAAGCAACGTAAGGATACAGGTTATGACGGGTGCAAGTAATTGTCGCATTCCCCATACCTGGAATTGCGGGAATATCAAAGGACACCAGACCGGAAGCATTCGTATAGCCGCTCTGGAGAAGTGTCGTATCCTGTACAACTCCTACGAGCGCACCCTCAACAGGTGATCCGTCTGCTGTTACCGTCACGCTCCAGGTACCTTCAGCGATAGTTGCCAAATGATCTCCAGCAAGATGTACAATGGGTGAAGTATCGGTGAAAATATCGAATTCCGGACAACCCATTATCATGTGCATATTACTGTTACTGGCATCCCCGGTGTACTGGTAGGCCTTTATTTTACCGTAATCGAAGGCTGCTCCCATGTGATACATTTCCTCTTCGAAGTAACCTCTGAACTGGTACAAGGCCAAAGAATCGGTTGGACCAACGGGGCTGCCTTTTGTTGCTCCCATGAAACCGACGGCTCCCTTAGGTGATGAAATGCTGCCTTCGTTCATCCATGCTTCACCGAAGCATGGGCTGGAATCGTCGAACTCGCAGTTCGAACAAGCAATAGAACTTACCCAGGGCAGCCTTCGTCCGTTTGAGAGTGCCGCGACATCGCTGTTGCTGAAACCTGTCGTTCCCCATGCAGTATGACTTCCGTGGCCGATGTAGCTGAGAAGAGAAAGCCCATTGTTAACCTCTGCGGATATATTCGAGATCGTAGGAGGAATACCACCGTAGGCACTGGAGTTACAATAGAGTGTTGTGGACATTTCGTGATTCTGGAATATTGCATGGTACCTCCATGACATCCAGGGATCCTGAAAATCGGTTGAACCGATGCTTATGGCGTGCTGGAACCAGCTTGTGGCAGGTTCAAAGGGATCGTTCTCGTAGCTTTCGATCTTCCAGCACTGGTACGGCAATGAACCTGTATCACCGCAAATCCTTCCAACGTGGATGCTGGGATCAACACCGCTGCCGATAACACCGTACTGGTTATCAGCTTCCGTTCCGTTTGCGTATGGAGTTGGGACAACATTTTCGTCGCCGACAATAAGAATCCATTCGGGAGGATTCGGCCAGTTGCTGTAAGCATTTTCAATCCAAGCGTCAATCTCGGTTGCTGTACTGCCGATGGCAGGTACCACTCCGTACTGAACATCCAGCCCCTTCTGCCTCTTCCAGTCGATCAGATCCTGAGCGTAACCAATGCTTTCTTCGGAGCCTATGACAAGGTAAGATCCATCAATAACATCGGTACCCATGGGTTCGAACCCCAGGACTTCTTCATATATCGGCAAATAGCTTCGAGTGTATCCGTAGAAAGGTCTGTGGATCTCGTTTTCACCAACGCCCTCGGTAGTAAGGCGAATGGCCACGTTCGTGTTTATTATGGTTTCTCCAGAAACAGGATTGTACTGAACAGGTGAAAAACGCACCCATGCGATTCTGATATCTCTCAGGATGCTTACCCGTTCTATAACAACAGGCTGTGAAGGGTAGAATTCCGAGCTGGAATAAACATCTTCGTTTATCCTGTAAGGTGCCGGTCCACCGCTTCTGGTGGGATATTCCTGGAATGGAGGAATGCTGAAGATTCCGAGGGGTGAGGATTCTGCTGATACGATCTCGACACTGACATCACCAGTATTGGGAATAAGAACCATTCTTCTGATAACTGGCAGATCCGGGCTTCCAACGGGCATGCCTTCTCCCCCCCGAGGAATTCTAAGAATAGTCCCTTCGCCAAAATCTCCAACGATTTCGTTTTCAGCGGTAAGAGCGGGAAGGGTGAATTCAACAAGTATGCCTTCATCATCCATGCCAAGGAATTCAGCGGTTTCTGTGAAATCCTCGGCACGGTACAACACTTCGGCACTGGCAATTACTGCAAGAAGCAGCAGCGGAATAATCATAACTCTCAACATTTTGAGCCTCCATTGGGGTCGGACGTAACTTCTGGTCACTTACAAAACAACGTTTTGTACATTAAATTGTCATTGTCTAATATGTTACAAATTCAAATTTGCATAATGCTATTGGAAAAGCTGTTATTGCTCAATTATGTAATGTTATGCAATAATATGTTATTTATTAATACCAATCAATTCATTCTTGTTGCACAAGTTGAAGAAGTGTGGTACGTCCCCTTAAATCAGCAGGCCTTTTTGGAGCATAACCATGGGGTTGAACGTTGCGAAATCAGCCTGGTGAACAAGAACAGTCTCCACCCTCTGGGGTCTTCCCTCACCCTCCTTCGCATGGCACCCGATCATATTAATAATGGCCATTGGCATATCGAACCTGGAAGCCAGTATCGCCCCCGAAATTGGATGTCTCGCGTGTTTACCATGAAGGCTTTTTACATATCCATTCTCAGTACGCTCAATTTCCATCAGTTTTCCCACATCGTGAAGAAGACCACCTGCAACCAGCATATCATGGTCGATCTCAAATGGCAGCTGAGAACTTGATTGCATCGCCCGGGCAAGGCCCAGCGCACCTTCTGTTACAGCAATTGTATGCTGAACAAGGTTGATCCCATGAGTGTCGGTAAGAAGCGTAAACGGGATTTTCTCCAGATCGTCCGGCTCCCATCCCCCCTCGATAGCCGCAGCAGTCCAAATTTCAACAGTCTTCCGCCTGAGTTCAGAATCTCCTATTTTTTCAAGCTGCTCTCTAAATAGCTCTTCAATTCTGTCTTTCATGCATAGCCCTTCTCGTCTTACCTGTACAACAAGTCAGTCAGTATTAGAGTTCCGACTGGACCATACTTTCGCCAAGTTTCCAGTCATTCCCTTCGCGTATCATAGCTATCTCAATTTCTTCCGGGTAGTTGGATACTATCAGGAATACTGTGCTGGTGTCGCCCTGTATATCAAAACCGGAGACCTCTATATCTTCTTTGGGAGGAAACCCTTGAGTAATA from Candidatus Aegiribacteria sp. carries:
- a CDS encoding HD domain-containing protein, producing the protein MKDRIEELFREQLEKIGDSELRRKTVEIWTAAAIEGGWEPDDLEKIPFTLLTDTHGINLVQHTIAVTEGALGLARAMQSSSQLPFEIDHDMLVAGGLLHDVGKLMEIERTENGYVKSLHGKHARHPISGAILASRFDMPMAIINMIGCHAKEGEGRPQRVETVLVHQADFATFNPMVMLQKGLLI
- a CDS encoding T9SS type A sorting domain-containing protein, whose amino-acid sequence is MLRVMIIPLLLLAVIASAEVLYRAEDFTETAEFLGMDDEGILVEFTLPALTAENEIVGDFGEGTILRIPRGGEGMPVGSPDLPVIRRMVLIPNTGDVSVEIVSAESSPLGIFSIPPFQEYPTRSGGPAPYRINEDVYSSSEFYPSQPVVIERVSILRDIRIAWVRFSPVQYNPVSGETIINTNVAIRLTTEGVGENEIHRPFYGYTRSYLPIYEEVLGFEPMGTDVIDGSYLVIGSEESIGYAQDLIDWKRQKGLDVQYGVVPAIGSTATEIDAWIENAYSNWPNPPEWILIVGDENVVPTPYANGTEADNQYGVIGSGVDPSIHVGRICGDTGSLPYQCWKIESYENDPFEPATSWFQHAISIGSTDFQDPWMSWRYHAIFQNHEMSTTLYCNSSAYGGIPPTISNISAEVNNGLSLLSYIGHGSHTAWGTTGFSNSDVAALSNGRRLPWVSSIACSNCEFDDSSPCFGEAWMNEGSISSPKGAVGFMGATKGSPVGPTDSLALYQFRGYFEEEMYHMGAAFDYGKIKAYQYTGDASNSNMHMIMGCPEFDIFTDTSPIVHLAGDHLATIAEGTWSVTVTADGSPVEGALVGVVQDTTLLQSGYTNASGLVSFDIPAIPGMGNATITCTRHNLYPYVASVVVTTGIAGSSSGVMSLELSHPAPNPFSNSTTFTCAMPVTGDASLDIYDLSGRLVTNVASGEMLSGTHSIQWMGIDSNGTPVPGGVYLLKFSTNGNTLTRSCVVIR